TGCAGGCCGAGACGTGCGCCGCGCTGCGCCGGGTGTGGCCTCCCCTGCCTCGCCGACGCGCACTGGAGCTTTCCGTGAGTCACTCGTCGCCCTCACCGCGCTGCAGGCCAAGACGCGCGCTGCGCCGGGCGCGGCCTCTCTTGCCACGCCGACGCGCACAGGAGCTTGCCCCTGCCGTGCTGGGCTGGGCGTGGACTCCCCCACCTCGCTGCGCTACAGCCTACAGGTTGAGACACACACCACGTAGGCacgagcgcggcggcggcgcgcacTGAACGGGCGCTGGTGCGGCGCGGGCGGCACAGGCTATGGCGCGCGGGGGCGCTAGCTGGTGCGGCGGCGCGCATGGACGCTGAACGTGCGCGGACAGCATGCATGGAGGCTCTGCCGCTGAACGTGCGCGGGCAGCATGCATGGACGCGCATGGAGTTTTTTTTATTCGTGCATGGCTCGGGCCAAACGGCGGAAAGACAGCCGTTAGTTATGACAAGTGGGCTCGCGTGTTTAACTCGGTGTCAACACCAGAGTTGCTCTATTTGTTACAAGCTGCCCCAGAAGTTGCACTTACTTGTTAAAATTACCAAAGATGGTACCAACTTGCAACCGTTGCCCCAAAAGTGGTACCTATATGTAATTTACTCTTCCTCCAGGGCTGTCCTAGGGGTACTTTGAGAACCGATCGGACCACAACGTGAAGATCTTACATGCAACCAAACGAGCCGATTTTTACTGGACTGATGCGAGCAAAATGCCTCGCAACCTACCAAACGTACCCTATACAGCTGACACGAAAGGTAATTCCTGGCTCTCGTGTTGTTGACACTGTTCTTTTTTTATTAGTCAAATTTTAAGAAGAGCTCAGAAATGAGCCGCCTTTTCCTTTCTAAAGTGCCCTTAGCACCGATGCCATTTCTTCACGAGGCCAGTACGAAGCCTCCAACGGGATGGCCATGTGCATGGTCAGTCCTGATCCTTCAGCCATGTCAATCTCCTCCTCGCTTACCCTGCCCCACTCGAAGCATTGCACCAGAGTGCCCAGCGTGAGGCCGACCACCTTCATGCTGAGCGCCTCGCCCGGGCACCGTCTCCGGCCCATGCTGAATGGCAGCATCCATTGCCCCTCGCCCTTTCCACCTTCGAACCTCTCCGGCATAAACCTCGTCGGCTCCTCCCACATGCCCGCGTCCCTGTGCATCGTGTGCACGTTGATGAGAAGCATTGTCCCCGCCGGGATGTCGTAGCCGGCGACAGTGCAGTCGGCGGAGGACTCGTGAGGCGCGAGGAGCGGAGCAGTTGGGTGCAGACGGAGGGTCTCTCTGAGGATGCACTGGAGGTAGGGGAGCTTTGGCAGGTCGGCTTCCTCCATTCACTACGTCAGGTACCTAGATTGCAGGTACAAAAAAGTGCCGGCAAAGGCACCAAAAGTGCCGGCAAAGATTTTTCAAGGCACACAAAAAAGTGCTGCGTTTATTCCAGTCGAGGTAGGTCTTTGCCGGCATTTTTAAAAAAGTACCGTTAATTGTATTTTAAGGCACTTTCAAAAATGCCGCTAGTTAGTATTGCCGGCACTTTTAAAAGATGCCACGGAATCTTTTTGCTGGTACTTTCCGAAAATGCCATAGAATCTTTTTGCCGGCACTTTTCGAAAAATGTCACGAGAAATCTTCTTACTGGCACTTTTCTAGAGTACCATCTGAACTTTTTGCCGGCACTTTTAAAGGATGCCTACAATTACTTTTTCAGGCTTTTAATTCTGGTGCCGCTGATTATTTTCTTAGGCATTTTTAAGGTTGTTATACTGCGTGCAAACATTTAAGCAATCTACAATCAAGCATACATCACACTCAAGAAGTCGAGCAATATTTAAAACCAATATTTCCAAGCAATCTAGGTTTGAAACCAACATTTTGAAACATTCAAGGATTCACAATCCAGGCATCTAACTTACATGACCAACAGGGTTCATCTCCACATCATGAACAACATGGTTTGAAACCATTACATAAAATACACGACAGGGTTCATCTCCACATCATGAACAACAGGGTTCATCTGCCGCCGAGGAAGAAAGTTGTCATGGAGTTTGGGCCCTGCCTCGCCACGCGGCCAGATGCCTCATCGCGCGGCCAGAGGAAGTTGCGCCAGCTGCGCCATGCATCCGACGCCGCAGCCAGGTTCCCGTCCCCGACGCCAAACCCTCTTCCTCGCCGAGCAGGATGCCAGAGCACCGCTGAGCGCGCCCTCCGCCCACCCTCCTGCAGTTCACTTAAAATGTTCCAAGTCCTTCATCCTtttgatagtaaatatgaagataAAACACCCACACGATAACTGTGcttggatcttcctcaatggagcGTGCAAGAAGTAAAAGAGCCTACAAAATGTATGTTCAGAATTAGAGCTAAGCTGAGTAGCTGAGAACACAATAAATCCAATTCATGTTTGATTGTGTAACTGTAACATGTCCCTAAGCAGTAAGCAATACAATGATCACCTTTAGCCTGTCAGGTTTGTTTACTTTTCCACAATATAAACCAAGTGCAGCCTCTAAGAATAGTTCGACATCGACAGATCCCTGTACAATCTTATTCTACACAACAAAAGGTTAAATAAAAACTAATCAAAATATAAGCAGATCAGAGAGCAATGAACTAGTAAAAGATTCAAAGGAAAGTGTCATGTCATTAAATGTGAAAAGAAATGCAAGTGAATAAGACTGGATATCGTCGACAGCAGGTTGAATGTTCTTTGTCAACTGTTGATTAACTGTCCAAAGAATTTCAATTGACAATCTTTTTGTAGGGGGTAGCATGAACAGGGTGTGATATAAGCAAGcaagtactccctctgttccctATTAATTGACTCTGATTTAGTAAAAAGTTGTAATAAATCAGAGTCAATTaataaggaacggagggagtacagaaTAAGAGCTAATTCAACATTCTACATGGGAACACGAGAAAGTGATGAGCAGCAAACTTCTAAGAGTAAGTTTAGTGTTTGGAACCAGATACTGATATATATGGCACTTCCGCTGATGCCGTCATAGTGGAGATACAGATGGACTTTACCCATTACCCACCCTCCTACTATCCAGCATCCGAAAATTTGATAGCTGTCTGTTCCTTTCAAAATCTGCGAACGAACCATCACCAGCTTGTAAGAATGGTGCATGTGATCGAAGTACTCTCCGAACTGATAGATGTAAAGGAAAGGAAACGCAAAACCCCCTTTGCCAAATGCCAATACTGCCAAATACTGCTGGCCAAGACCGACTGCATCAAGTTCAGATCAGCTCTAATAAGATTGGAACCAACACGATATGTTGGTACAGGCAGAATATGCTGAAGTAGATCATAAGGACTCCAGCCTGCATATATTTACCATGATAAAATTGGGACTCATGATAAAATTTACCATGAAGGAACTGAAACTAATTATTTCAAGAATTTATTCAGGGATAATGTTTTCCCTAATGCATCTATGCTAGCAAGTGCAGACTCGGGATCACGTGTTCTAGTAATAATTTATTCAGGGGTAACTATTACTCGTCTTCTCCAAATTATTGCAATCACAACTGCAAGAAACTTTAGCAGTCAGCATTTTGGTCGGTCACACACAAAATGTAGAAAGTAAAGGTACAAAATGTCCTTTGAAAGGAGAAAATGTACTCACTCCAATAGCTCTAGCAGCGTTAAGGTGAAAACTGCAGTCATCATCCTTAATCACTGATGAATCAACTTCTATTCCCTAGGTAAAATTTATTTTTCCAATATAAAGTACAGATGCTACCTTGAATATAGCTTCCTATAAAATAAACCAATTTTGGTGTATGTCATTATTACCAAAACAGGTATAACTCAATAGCTTATGTATAATAAGACACATACATGTCCCCAATATTGACTCCAACTATGTACATGACCCTCCTTGTTGCTAAATATACTCTTCTGCATCATTAATTCCTACGACCTCAATACAACTTGAATGGTTGAGGTAATGAAATTATCTAGCATCAGTTACAGGAATCAATTGTAAGGAGTGAACCTTTTAGACTAAACTGAATTACATATCAAGCATACATCACACTCAAGAAGTCAAACAATGTACAATCAAGGTTTGCTTGGAAATATTGGTTTACAAGCAATGTAAGGAGACAAAATCATATAAAAAAGTTAAGTGCTGAAAAGATTTGAGTTCCCTTCAGAACAATTGGATCTAAAAGTTCAAAAATCACATTCAGTACAAAATTTATGGGAGTGTGTTATGATATGGCCCCGGCCGAATTTCAATATGTGCGTGGCACTGGATGAAGGACCTGCAAGTCAGTATGATGTACTATCTAACTCAAGAGTATATACCAAAAcgtattttttttttgtaaaaaccAATATATTAGGATGCACTACCTATGTTCTTCTACAACCGAGTACctaagtggcaacaacacaaaatATTCTGCCACTACTGTGTGGCAAACCTGTACTGTAAAAACTATTAATCATCTAATAGAGATTTATAAGTCGATCATACTAATTAGAAAATGAACACATCTCTGTATATTCTTATGGCCTCAGATAGATAAGAACATGCCTATAGACATAGAATATTTATTTTAGAAAAGGGACGACTGAGAACTGTTTATTCTAGATATATCCAACTTTAGTCAACCGGAACTTTAATTTGACTTGGACTGAATCTGCTAGTTATTGATGTACATTAACTGACCAAAGTTGCTAGCTAAGTAGATATCCTCTACATTGACTAACCGAAGCGGGTACTGTTGTTGTATGGAGATATTgattctgaacatgtatattcggTGAATTGAAATGATCTTAACTTTTGATCAGAACTGGTGAAACCAACAAAGTTAACAGCACACACACAATTACATATGTCCATCTATAACGTCAATTACATATGTTTAAGATTAAGCAGGCTTAACGTCCATTCAGCGTGTTGCTGTTTAATTTTGTTTACAATATAATATATGTTTAAGATTAAGCAGTCTTAACGTCCATTCACCATGTTGATATTTATGTCCAAGCAAATACAGGTTCAGGCACTCCAGCTAAGTTGGTTTaggaattaaaaaaaaacaaatcaaTCAATTTGATTGTTTCAGAACTTGTGGACATCGGTCAAATAGGTAGTGTCCTACTCAAATGACAAGTACAGATTATTCAACTTTCAAAAGATAAAAAAGACAGAGGAACAGTAGGTAGGGCTGCTTAAATATTTTCCTTCAAAAGAATGCAAACAGAGACACAGAGTACAGAACAAATACTTCAGATACTAGCTCAATATCCAAGGGTAGCAACAACCATTTTACAGTAACATATGATGAAAATGGACTAAAGAATGAAAGTGACATCACCTACAACTGGGAACAGTTTGATTTTAGAACAATGATTAAATGCATTTGTTCCAGCAGTTAGCTGACTGGAGCATTTTGGAACATTTTAGACAACATTTTGGACTGGAATAGTGGTGACAATTGGATTGCACAAGGTAAAAGGAAACTTGGATCTGAAGAGCAAAAGAAGGAATAAGAATTGGTCTGCTGCAGGAACTCTAGTCTAGGTAGTCCTCCTTGTCTGTATATACCTGAAGCGGAGAAGTAAGCCCGGTGCATCGATGCAAGGCTGCGGTTGACTGTCGCTGCCATGTCCATGGCAAGCCTAATCCTCCAGGCCTTGTTGATAAAACTTCTCGCTACACGGTGGAAACAACACACACAAGTCAATCATCTCAAATTCATAAAGAGAGGTGATTCAGAAACGGAAATTTAATCCCGTTTAGCAAAGCTCAAGCAAGGAAACAACAATACAAACAATAAATAGCGAAGGCAACAAGAACACAAGCCACCTTAGTTGCACTTTGTAATCATTAAGAGTTCAAAACATCCAATTAATAACTCAAGTCATATTCCAGGGACTTTACTCAGAAAACAAGTTTCTTCTGCCTCTGGTCCAACACAAAAACTTTCAACATGCGGCCAAATAACTTAATATAGGATGGGAAATCACTCAGTTAAACAGACTAGGATATGGGGACACTTGAGACATCTGCCAAAAAACTTAATATAGGATGGATACATGCACATGAACTCAAAATACACTTCCTCTGCCATCCACTAATAATCCTACAACTGGAACTGGTGGCTACTAGAACATCAAGCAGCAGTAAACCTTACAGTTCACATCAACTTAATATGAACTTGAAAAATCAGCAGCTCCCAGTGCCTCGATACAtgtctacctcaacataaacaatTGATATGAATACTGAATTTCTCTCACATCATTAAGAAAATATAGCACATAGTGATCAATTGTCTAGCAGTAGAGCATGACCAAAGAGAGAAATACCACCTTTGGGTGCCAATGTCAACTAGCGTTGTGTTTACCTTCACAAGTAGTGTTTAGCCTACTGCAGCCAATATATCAACCTGGGAGGATTTCAACCATCTCTGAATACAGAAATAAGTTCCCGTCTATTTTAAACAAGACAAGGCCACGGTGATACCCTTAAAAACTAGTCTAAGAAAACCATGAGAACTACATACTTCAAAACCCATGTTCTCTACATTATGAACTGCAACTTGTATACCTTTTTTTATCTGTTGAAATCCTATCTACATTATGAAGTGCACATGTTATAACAGGTTATCAAAATACACCAGTTGAAAAGCTAGACCATCTCACCGCTACGATAAGGTTAACATACGATGATAACGTTTTAAGGGATTTAAGGAATTGTTGCCATGACCATTAAATCGAGCATAATGAGATTTCTTATGTTGCAGTAGTAAGAGTGCAGATTTCAATAATATTTAACAACCTGATCGAGGGAAGACACTCACATCAGCAGGACTGATTTTATTCGGTCTGGAGACATAATCTTCCAAACCTCGTCAGTCAAGTTCATTTTAGAAGTACAAACCTGAAGATAAAAAAGGAGAGTCAGTTACAGGAAGCAACAAAAACATACCTCAGGAAGTATCATGCAACAGTTTTTCAATATTTAAATCTTGTACAAAAAAAACTTATAACTAATTAGTAGTTGGAGCTAAAGATTTGTGTTTGAGCCAATTTGCTATTCTTAATATAATGAGTGCAAGTGAAAGAACTAGTAATACAAGACCAACAACAAAATCTACATCATCAAAAAGTATGCCACATCAATGTTTTCTGAGCTACTATAAGAAATTTTAGAGAAAGAGTAAATATATGATGAATGATATATTTATAGCCCATTTGTTGCACTGAATGCGGAATCCACGAGCTGCAGTGGGTGCTTTGCGTGCAGCTTACAAGAGGCTCTCTTTAGCATCAGTGTATTCCAGCCGAATTGTTCTAATTTTGCCCAAGTAGACCAGATACCGGCAGAACTGTGGTAGAAGTAAAGAGGTTAGTACTGGTGTACAATAAGATCTCTACAAAAGCAAATGATAATTTCATAGGCCAAGTAGAACTATGGTAGAAGTAGAGAGGTTAGTACTGGTCTACAATAAGATCTCTACAAAAGCAAACGACAATTTCATAGGCCAAGTACAACTGTGGTAGAAGTAGAGAGGTTAGTACTGGTCTACAATAAA
This region of Lolium perenne isolate Kyuss_39 chromosome 2, Kyuss_2.0, whole genome shotgun sequence genomic DNA includes:
- the LOC127328222 gene encoding cytochrome P450 81Q32-like, which produces MEEADLPKLPYLQCILRETLRLHPTAPLLAPHESSADCTVAGYDIPAGTMLLINVHTMHRDAGMWEEPTRFMPERFEGGKGEGQWMLPFSMGRRRCPGEALSMKVVGLTLGTLVQCFEWGRVSEEEIDMAEGSGLTMHMAIPLEASYWPREEMASVLRAL
- the LOC139835960 gene encoding uncharacterized protein, producing the protein MDMAATVNRSLASMHRAYFSASDFERNRQLSNFRMLDSRRNKIVQGSVDVELFLEAALGLYCGKVNKPDRLKALLLLARSIEEDPSTVIVWVFYLHIYYQKDEGLGTF